The segment TCTAGGGGCCTATTCAATTCATTCATGGAGATCTACCATCTTGAGATTTTCTCACAATAACGTTAGAATCAAGTAATTTGACCCAGCATTTTTTAAACCAGAATCGAGGTCTTCTCTTTGACATATTTAAACCCACTTCATATTTTCATTCATTAACTCCACATTCAGTTCAATAGAAAACAAATATACTAGCCTTTTCTCTTTATTCCTCGCGTATTTCTCTCTGTGCATACTAAATGCAAATGCTAGGCTAGTAGCATAAAAGGGCTATAAGTGAACGCTGAGAGCTTTATCTCCGTTGTGTGTGTTTGAACAGCATGGGAGAAGCCGGGCATCTTCAGCTGGGTTCTGTAGATGGTGCCTCAGGTAGCAAAGATGTCAATGGTGGTATTGCTCAAGATGAGAAGACGAAGAAAACTGAGCACAGTCTTCCATTCTTCAAGCTCTTCACTTTTGTTGATAAGTATGACTGGTTTCTAATGTCTCTTGGATCAGTGGGAGCAATCATCCATGGCTCTGCCATGCCTGTCTTCTTTTTACTCTTTGGAGAGTTAATCAATGGATTTGGAAAAAATCAGGACAACCCTGCTAAAATGGCTGATTTAGTTTCCAAGGTTAGTGCTTCCCTACTTCATTTCCAGTATTCTCAAACAATTGGTCAGCTCCCTCAAATAACATTGCAGTGGGTCTGTGTGGTTTGTGCTTGTAGAATGCATTGAATTTTATCTATCTGGGACTGGTGGTCTTGGTATCCTCGTGGGCAGGTACAGATATATTTTTCACTGCAAGTTTCCCATTTAGTTTCGTATCATAAGAAATTAATATAGGCTTTTGAATTTTGATTGAGCGTAATAATGTTGAGACAACAAAAACACGGTCATGTGAATTATTATCTCTGATCTTATAAAGCAGTTTTTTCCTTTGGAATTGATTTTGCAGAGATTGCTTGTTGGATGCATACTGGAGAGAGACAGGTGGGTAAATGGAGaaaaaagtatttggaagcagTGTTGAAGCAGGATGTGGGGTTCTTTGACACAGATGCTGGAACTGGGGACATCGTCTTCAGCATTTCCACAGACACTCTCCTGGTTCAAGATGCCATCAGTGAGAAGgtaaagttatttcaattattATTCTTTGGGTAATTTGAATGCCAATGCAATTATCTTCGTTTATGTGTACGTTCATCTGAATGCTTTTGTTGCCTGGATACTGATCGCCAAAAAAAAGAACATTTAGGCTACAACCCAAGACCGGATTCATGAGTTGACACTTGAAAGCTGATTGAGCATAAGACGAGATACACGATTACACCTACTAGCAAATATATAGGCAATGCAAAATTTAGGCTGAGATGAAAGTTTGTACCTATGTACAGTGATAAGAAACTCCTGATTGACCCATTTGATAACTTGGATTGCAATTAGTATCATTAATCAAAATGGTAGGAATTAAGGAGACAAGCAGCCCATTTGATGTGCTCTTGATTTGTTTGTTTAATGTCTTTGCATTTCCAACTGCTAAATACATGCATATACATTGTGGAAACAGGTAGGGAATTTTATACACTACCTATCAACATTCGTGGcaggtttagtggttggatttgTTTCGGCATGGAGACTAGCTCTTCTGAGTATCGCAGTTATCCCAGGGATTGCATTTGCCGGAGGGTTATATGCTTACACGCTTACAGGGTTGACATCCAAGAGCCATGAAGCATATGCAAATGCAGGCAACATTGCAGAGCAAGTGAGTTAGGAGAAATTTAAATCTATCCTTAGGATGGATGGTCGCATATGCATTATTTAATGTCTTGATTTATTTTCCAGTAAACAAGAAATTGGTTTAAAGTCGTAGTCTGATTCTTTTTAATATTTAACAGGCGATTGCACAAATCAGAACTGTCTACTCTTTTGTGGGAGAAAACAGAGCGTTAAATTCATATTCAGAAGCTTTACAAACCACACAAAAGTTAGGTTACAAAGAAGGGATGGCTAAGGGATTGGGCATAGGATGCACGTATGGAATAGCATTTATGTCTTGGGCATTGGTTTTTTGGTATGCAGGGGTGTTTATTAGAAATGGCCAAACTGATGGAGGCAAAGCATTCACTGCCATTTTCTCAGCTATTGTTGGTGGAATGTATGCAATCGCCATCCTTTGTCATCTCATTTTACTTAGTAGCAAAGATGTAATAATGAAATACAAACTAATCTTTGCAAATTTGTTACAATGTATTTCCTAAAATTGAATGTCTGTTTTGACAGGAGTTTAGGGCAATCACTCGCCAATCTAGCTGCATTTGGAAAGGGGAAAGTGGCTGGATACAAGCTGATGGAGATCATCAACCAGCAGCCTACAATCATCCAAGATGTTTTAGAAGGAAAAAAGCTAGTGGAAATCCAAGGCGATATCAAATTCCAAGATGTTACCTTCAGTTATCCTTGCCGACAAGATGTATTTATTTTCCGAAGTTTTTCATTACAAATCCCCCATGGGAAGACTGTTGCAATAGTGGGAGGTAGTGGATCTGGGAAGAGCACTGTTATATCCCTCATAGAGCGGTTTTATGACCCCAATGAAGGTTAGTTATTCTGACAGTTTTGCATATGAGGTAGATCTGAATTTACTCTTAGGTTACATGGTTATATCTAAAACTTGCATCGCCCTttttttgtttcaatttcttgGAAGACAGGAAAATTGATATTTTTGTCTCgaagataaaataaaaaaccaTTGATTCTTTGCAGGACATGTATATTTGGATGGTCATGATCTCAAAACTTTGCAGTTAAAGTGGCTTCGTCAGCAGATTGGATTGGTAAACCAAGAACCTGCATTGTTTGCTACAACTATCCTTGAAAATATATTGTACGGGAAAGAGGATGCCACTAtggaagaagttgaagaagcaGCAAATGTTGCAAATGCCCACAGCTTCATAACCCTACTTCCAGATGGCTACAATACTCAGGTAGGAACCTCTCTTCTATGTTTATTCCCAAACTACTTTATTCATAACATTTTATGTTGGTGCATGTGATTGCCTCGTTTTTTACTCAGCCGTTGGCATTGGTGGTAGGACCATAGAACTCACCAAATGCATTCAAAAGTTATATGCAATACACCTAGCATCCAATCCTGTTTTAACCTGCTGCTGATGCGCTTGGAGGATATGCCACACTCAACATAAGTTTCAAATGAAGAATTTTGAAGTAGTATAATCAATCTCCAAAGATGAAATTTTTAAAAGAAGTATAGCAATTGTTTCTAATCATAAATATATTAGGCTTAGCACTACTTGATGGTTTAAGGAATTCCTGATACATTTTGTGCACATGCAGGTTGGGGAAAGAGGGGTTCAGTTATCTGGAGGTCAAAAGCAACGAGTAGCAATAGCCAGGGCAATGTTAAAGAACCCTAAAATTCTTCTCCTAGATGAAGCAACTAGTGCTCTTGATGCAAGCTCTGAAAGCATTGTACAAGAAGCTCTTGACCGTCTGATGATAGGAAGAACTACCGTTGTCGTTGCTCATCGTCTGGCAACCATAAGAAATGCAGACATTATTGCTGTTTTGCAGCAAGGTCAGATTGTTGAATTGGGAAATCATGAAGATTTGCTTGCCAAAGGTAGCAGTGGTGCTTATTCATCACTAGTTAAGCTCCAGGAGATGGCTATGACAAGAGATGGAAATCTTCCTTTGAGGAAATCAAAGTCTACACGTCTCAGCCACTCATTATCAACTAAATCTCTAAGCCTCCGTTCAGGTAGCTTAAGAACTCTAACATACCAATATAGTACAGGAGCGGATGGGAGACTAGAAATGATTTCAAATGCTGATGCAAACAAGATTAATCCACCACCCAGAGGTTCTTACTTTCGGCTTCTCAAATTGAATGCACCTGAATTGCCCTTTGCTCTTCTAGGGTCTGTGGGATCAATTTTCTCAGGTCTTATTGGTCCAACTTTTGCCATTGTAATGAGCAATATGATTGAAGTCTTTTACTACACTGATGATAAAGAAATGGAGAGAAAAACAAAAACATATGTCTTTATTTACATTGGAGCTGGTCTTTATGCTATTGTTGCATACCTGTCTCAGCACTACTTCTTTGGTATAGTGGGTGAGAATCTTACAACAAGAGTCCGGAAGATGATGCTTTCTGGTAAGTCTAGTGTTGCTTCTTCCATTTACAAAGATTACTAGAAAAATAACAGCAGTAGTAGGTGTCTTTATTCATTCGATCAAATGTCAAAGAATGTAAGAGTTGTTAATAAAATCCATTTCTTTATTCTCTTTGAGAGTTCTAAGCAATCTTCCCCTATTCATTTGACTTCAAAATGTTTCATCGTTCAAAACCTCACAACAATCTTTGGTGTTACAGCAATACTCTGCAATGAAGTGAGCTGGTTTGATGAAGAGGAGAATAACTCAAGCCAGATAGCTTCTCGTTTGGCAGCTGATGCTACAAACGTTAAATCAGCAATTGCAGAAAGAATCTCAGTTATTTTACAGAACATGACTTCATTGCTTACTTCATttattgttgctttcattgtggAATGGCGAATGGCTCTACTCATACTTGCCACATTTCCTCTTCTCGTCTTTGCAAATTTTGTCCAGGTAAGTTAAACTTGATCCTTTTGATCAAGCAATTAAGAGATCTTTTTTATGGGATTATGCAAACTTGCAAAGCATCAAAGGCGTGATATGAGAAATAAAGAATTAGCATTAATTTAGCAGTTAAGGTGGTGATTAATTATAGCAACTTCTATAAATTTAAACCTGACAAGAAAAATCTCAATTTTTCTGAGctcatggatgattaagtttgCGATTAATAAAAGTCTTTCTCTCCTCAGTAGAATGGGTAAATTACTAGTAGCTTATGCATCAGAAATTTTAAAGGCCCATTTGCAAACTAAGTGATGTGAACTGTGTTTCTTGTATTTTGAACAATCTTTCAAATAATAGCTTAAATTTGAACTTCTATCAAGATATTATCTGAATGTTGGTAATGTGTGTTGCAGCAACTGTCTCTTAAAGGATTTGCAGGAGACACAGCAAAAGCACATGCAAGAGCAAGCATGGTAGCAGGGGAAGCAGTTAGCAACATACGAACCGTAGCTGCCTTCAATGCAGAGGAAAAAATCCTCAATCTTTTTGGCAAGGAACTAAAATTACCTCAAACCCAAAGTCTAAAACGGGGTCAGTTAGCCGGCATCCTCTTTGGAATCTCACAACTCACATTATATGGATCACAGGCCTTAATACTTTGGTATGGCTCAAGACTGGTACAAAATGGGACCTCAACGTTCTCCAGAGTAATAAAAGTCTTTGTAGTTCTAGTGATCACAGCAAATTCTGTTGCTGAAACTCTAAGTCTTGCACCTGACTTTGTAAGAGGGGGAGAAGCATTGAGTTCCATTTTC is part of the Cryptomeria japonica chromosome 10, Sugi_1.0, whole genome shotgun sequence genome and harbors:
- the LOC131045506 gene encoding ABC transporter B family member 19, coding for MGEAGHLQLGSVDGASGSKDVNGGIAQDEKTKKTEHSLPFFKLFTFVDKYDWFLMSLGSVGAIIHGSAMPVFFLLFGELINGFGKNQDNPAKMADLVSKNALNFIYLGLVVLVSSWAEIACWMHTGERQVGKWRKKYLEAVLKQDVGFFDTDAGTGDIVFSISTDTLLVQDAISEKVGNFIHYLSTFVAGLVVGFVSAWRLALLSIAVIPGIAFAGGLYAYTLTGLTSKSHEAYANAGNIAEQAIAQIRTVYSFVGENRALNSYSEALQTTQKLGYKEGMAKGLGIGCTYGIAFMSWALVFWYAGVFIRNGQTDGGKAFTAIFSAIVGGMSLGQSLANLAAFGKGKVAGYKLMEIINQQPTIIQDVLEGKKLVEIQGDIKFQDVTFSYPCRQDVFIFRSFSLQIPHGKTVAIVGGSGSGKSTVISLIERFYDPNEGHVYLDGHDLKTLQLKWLRQQIGLVNQEPALFATTILENILYGKEDATMEEVEEAANVANAHSFITLLPDGYNTQVGERGVQLSGGQKQRVAIARAMLKNPKILLLDEATSALDASSESIVQEALDRLMIGRTTVVVAHRLATIRNADIIAVLQQGQIVELGNHEDLLAKGSSGAYSSLVKLQEMAMTRDGNLPLRKSKSTRLSHSLSTKSLSLRSGSLRTLTYQYSTGADGRLEMISNADANKINPPPRGSYFRLLKLNAPELPFALLGSVGSIFSGLIGPTFAIVMSNMIEVFYYTDDKEMERKTKTYVFIYIGAGLYAIVAYLSQHYFFGIVGENLTTRVRKMMLSAILCNEVSWFDEEENNSSQIASRLAADATNVKSAIAERISVILQNMTSLLTSFIVAFIVEWRMALLILATFPLLVFANFVQQLSLKGFAGDTAKAHARASMVAGEAVSNIRTVAAFNAEEKILNLFGKELKLPQTQSLKRGQLAGILFGISQLTLYGSQALILWYGSRLVQNGTSTFSRVIKVFVVLVITANSVAETLSLAPDFVRGGEALSSIFSILDRGTKIEPDDEDAEHIEETKGEIELKHIEFAYPSRPEVKIFKDLNLKIKAARSQALVGASGSGKSTVIALIERFYDPIAGKVTIDGKDIKKLNLKSLRLNIGLVQQEPALFAATIYENILYGKENATETEIIAAARASNAHNFISSLPNGYQTMVGERGVQLSGGQKQRIAIARAVLKNPGLLLLDEATSALDAESESIVQEALERLMRGRTTVVVAHRLSTIHNVDSIAVVQDGRIVEQGSHQELLASSGPYSNLLNLQRHNA